In one Nitrospirota bacterium genomic region, the following are encoded:
- a CDS encoding L,D-transpeptidase, with the protein MRKKKLLGFFIILFAVFIVLEGVGYYLEGQGSKSPDIAVKTKKSHLGRLRAENMSLKGSIEGLSPKGIYIVIDTGRNLLFLRNSGKTIREAVISSGSGNILKDPSGKRRWVFDTPRGMYSVKSKVTDPNWIKPDWAFIEEGEGIPKRFKDRVEENVLGDYALGFGNGYFIHGTLYTRLLGRNVTHGCIRVGDEDLRVIFNISSIGTKIFIF; encoded by the coding sequence ATGCGGAAAAAGAAACTGCTCGGATTTTTTATCATTTTGTTTGCAGTATTCATAGTGCTGGAAGGTGTTGGATATTATCTTGAAGGACAAGGCAGTAAAAGCCCGGATATAGCCGTAAAGACTAAAAAAAGCCATCTGGGCAGGCTAAGGGCAGAAAACATGTCCCTTAAAGGAAGTATAGAAGGACTTTCTCCAAAAGGCATATACATAGTCATAGACACAGGAAGAAATCTCCTTTTCCTTAGAAACAGCGGTAAGACCATCAGGGAGGCAGTAATCTCAAGCGGAAGCGGAAATATCCTTAAAGACCCGTCAGGGAAAAGACGATGGGTCTTTGATACACCAAGAGGCATGTATTCCGTTAAGTCAAAGGTTACAGACCCTAACTGGATAAAACCCGACTGGGCATTCATAGAGGAGGGCGAGGGCATACCAAAAAGATTTAAAGACAGGGTAGAAGAAAATGTTTTAGGAGATTATGCACTGGGTTTTGGAAATGGCTATTTCATACACGGCACCCTCTATACGAGGCTCTTAGGAAGGAATGTAACCCACGGATGTATCAGGGTCGGAGACGAAGACCTAAGGGTAATATTTAATATATCGTCAATCGGGACAAAGATTTTCATCTTTTAG